A genome region from Pygocentrus nattereri isolate fPygNat1 chromosome 10, fPygNat1.pri, whole genome shotgun sequence includes the following:
- the LOC108437009 gene encoding MAPK/MAK/MRK overlapping kinase isoform X1 — translation MHPTDNDKKRWEPGQALSNSLSKKGYKIIKKIGEGTFSEVVKVQNLKDGKYYACKKMKQSINSLEQAHNLREVQAMKRLSPHANILQLHELIFDQDMRTLSLICELMEMNIYELIRGRQNLLTESKVKHYMYQLCKALDHMHSNGIFHRDVKPENILIKHDVLKLADFGSCRSVYSKPPHTEYISTRWYRAPECLLTDGYYSLKMDMWSAGCVFFEIMSLSPLFPGSNEVDQLSKIHDVLGTPESAVLQKLKQSRAMHFDFLPRKGCGLSQLIPQCSAPSLSLLYQMLAYDPDERISARVALQHVCFRELRVVVCRMAERRAVGLHRAMGSVEEGSATPSSVEHLWRIARQGRRQQQLKYVGDPLSRRMPHYPVELPKLNVVVPAPKVPYPMPSLPALAIPHRGSLPAITSKKCHSRSTKPREDPHRSALKSYYMPPLERKGGGY, via the exons ATGCATCCGACGGACAACGACAAGAAACGGTGGGAGCCCGGACAAGCGCTCAGCAACTCTCTCTCTAAGAAAG GTTATAAAATAATCAAGAAGATCGGAGAGGGAACGTTTTCAGAAGTGGTGAAAGTGCAAAATCTCAAGGACGGGAAGTACTATGCCTGTAAAAAGATGAAACAGAGCATTAACAG CCTGGAACAGGCGCACAACCTCCGTGAAGTCCAAGCAATGAAAAGACTGAGTCCACATGCTAACATACTGCAGCTTCATGAACTAATATT tgACCAGGACATGCGGACCCTGTCCTTAATATGTGAACTAATGGAGATGAACATCTATGAGTTGATAAGAG GAAGGCAGAATCTCTTAACTGAAAGCAAAGTCAAACACTACATGTACCAGCTTTGTAAAGCTCTGGATCATATGCACAG CAATGGAATTTTCCACAGAGATGTGAAACCAGAGAACATTTTGATCAAA caTGACGTCTTGAAACTGGCAGACTTCGGCTCTTGCAGGAGTGTGTATTCCAAGCCTCCTCACACAGAATACATCTCCACCCGGTGGTACCGAGCTCCAGAATGTCTACTTACAGATGGCTACTACTCACTCAAAATGGACATGTGGAGTGCAGGCTGCGTTTTCTTTGAAATTATGAG TTTGAGTCCCTTGTTTCCAGGGAGTAACGAGGTGGATCAGTTGTCCAAGATCCATGACGTTTTAGGAACACCAGAGAGTGCAGTCCTTCAGAAGTTAAAGCA GTCTCGTGCAATGCATTTTGATTTTCTGCCTCGGAAAGGCTGTGGGCTTTCTCAGCTGATCCCTCAGTGCTCTGCGCCTAGTCTGTCTCTGCTGTACCAGATGTTGGCCTATGATCCAGATGAACGTATCAGCGCCCGTGTAGCACTGCAGCATGTCTGCTTTAGAGAGCTGCG AGTTGTTGTCTGTAGGATGGCAGAAAGGAGAGCAGTGGGTCTGCACAGGGCCATGGGGTCTGTCGAGGAGGGCAGTGCGACTCCCAGCTCTGTGGAGCACCTGTGGCGTATCGCCCGACAGGGTAGGCGACAG CAGCAGCTTAAGTATGTCGGCGACCCTCTCAGCAGACGTATGCCCCATTATCCTGTGGAGCTACCTAAGCTGAATGTGGTAGTGCCTGCCCCGAAAGTCCCCTACCCCATGCCCAGTTTACCAGCTCTGGCCATACCACACAGAGGGTCCCTGCCAGCTATCACCTCCAAAAAGTGCCATTCTCGCTCAACCaag CCCAGGGAAGATCCACACCGTTCAGCATTGAAGAGCTACTACATGCCCCCTctggagaggaaaggaggaggCTACTGA
- the LOC108437009 gene encoding MAPK/MAK/MRK overlapping kinase isoform X2, with the protein MHPTDNDKKRWEPGQALSNSLSKKGYKIIKKIGEGTFSEVVKVQNLKDGKYYACKKMKQSINSLEQAHNLREVQAMKRLSPHANILQLHELIFDQDMRTLSLICELMEMNIYELIRGRQNLLTESKVKHYMYQLCKALDHMHSNGIFHRDVKPENILIKHDVLKLADFGSCRSVYSKPPHTEYISTRWYRAPECLLTDGYYSLKMDMWSAGCVFFEIMSLSPLFPGSNEVDQLSKIHDVLGTPESAVLQKLKQSRAMHFDFLPRKGCGLSQLIPQCSAPSLSLLYQMLAYDPDERISARVALQHVCFRELRVVVCRMAERRAVGLHRAMGSVEEGSATPSSVEHLWRIARQGRRQQLKYVGDPLSRRMPHYPVELPKLNVVVPAPKVPYPMPSLPALAIPHRGSLPAITSKKCHSRSTKPREDPHRSALKSYYMPPLERKGGGY; encoded by the exons ATGCATCCGACGGACAACGACAAGAAACGGTGGGAGCCCGGACAAGCGCTCAGCAACTCTCTCTCTAAGAAAG GTTATAAAATAATCAAGAAGATCGGAGAGGGAACGTTTTCAGAAGTGGTGAAAGTGCAAAATCTCAAGGACGGGAAGTACTATGCCTGTAAAAAGATGAAACAGAGCATTAACAG CCTGGAACAGGCGCACAACCTCCGTGAAGTCCAAGCAATGAAAAGACTGAGTCCACATGCTAACATACTGCAGCTTCATGAACTAATATT tgACCAGGACATGCGGACCCTGTCCTTAATATGTGAACTAATGGAGATGAACATCTATGAGTTGATAAGAG GAAGGCAGAATCTCTTAACTGAAAGCAAAGTCAAACACTACATGTACCAGCTTTGTAAAGCTCTGGATCATATGCACAG CAATGGAATTTTCCACAGAGATGTGAAACCAGAGAACATTTTGATCAAA caTGACGTCTTGAAACTGGCAGACTTCGGCTCTTGCAGGAGTGTGTATTCCAAGCCTCCTCACACAGAATACATCTCCACCCGGTGGTACCGAGCTCCAGAATGTCTACTTACAGATGGCTACTACTCACTCAAAATGGACATGTGGAGTGCAGGCTGCGTTTTCTTTGAAATTATGAG TTTGAGTCCCTTGTTTCCAGGGAGTAACGAGGTGGATCAGTTGTCCAAGATCCATGACGTTTTAGGAACACCAGAGAGTGCAGTCCTTCAGAAGTTAAAGCA GTCTCGTGCAATGCATTTTGATTTTCTGCCTCGGAAAGGCTGTGGGCTTTCTCAGCTGATCCCTCAGTGCTCTGCGCCTAGTCTGTCTCTGCTGTACCAGATGTTGGCCTATGATCCAGATGAACGTATCAGCGCCCGTGTAGCACTGCAGCATGTCTGCTTTAGAGAGCTGCG AGTTGTTGTCTGTAGGATGGCAGAAAGGAGAGCAGTGGGTCTGCACAGGGCCATGGGGTCTGTCGAGGAGGGCAGTGCGACTCCCAGCTCTGTGGAGCACCTGTGGCGTATCGCCCGACAGGGTAGGCGACAG CAGCTTAAGTATGTCGGCGACCCTCTCAGCAGACGTATGCCCCATTATCCTGTGGAGCTACCTAAGCTGAATGTGGTAGTGCCTGCCCCGAAAGTCCCCTACCCCATGCCCAGTTTACCAGCTCTGGCCATACCACACAGAGGGTCCCTGCCAGCTATCACCTCCAAAAAGTGCCATTCTCGCTCAACCaag CCCAGGGAAGATCCACACCGTTCAGCATTGAAGAGCTACTACATGCCCCCTctggagaggaaaggaggaggCTACTGA
- the LOC108437009 gene encoding MAPK/MAK/MRK overlapping kinase isoform X3, whose product MHPTDNDKKRWEPGQALSNSLSKKGYKIIKKIGEGTFSEVVKVQNLKDGKYYACKKMKQSINSLEQAHNLREVQAMKRLSPHANILQLHELIFDQDMRTLSLICELMEMNIYELIRGRQNLLTESKVKHYMYQLCKALDHMHSNGIFHRDVKPENILIKHDVLKLADFGSCRSVYSKPPHTEYISTRWYRAPECLLTDGYYSLKMDMWSAGCVFFEIMSLSPLFPGSNEVDQLSKIHDVLGTPESAVLQKLKQSRAMHFDFLPRKGCGLSQLIPQCSAPSLSLLYQMLAYDPDERISARVALQHVCFRELRMAERRAVGLHRAMGSVEEGSATPSSVEHLWRIARQGRRQQQLKYVGDPLSRRMPHYPVELPKLNVVVPAPKVPYPMPSLPALAIPHRGSLPAITSKKCHSRSTKPREDPHRSALKSYYMPPLERKGGGY is encoded by the exons ATGCATCCGACGGACAACGACAAGAAACGGTGGGAGCCCGGACAAGCGCTCAGCAACTCTCTCTCTAAGAAAG GTTATAAAATAATCAAGAAGATCGGAGAGGGAACGTTTTCAGAAGTGGTGAAAGTGCAAAATCTCAAGGACGGGAAGTACTATGCCTGTAAAAAGATGAAACAGAGCATTAACAG CCTGGAACAGGCGCACAACCTCCGTGAAGTCCAAGCAATGAAAAGACTGAGTCCACATGCTAACATACTGCAGCTTCATGAACTAATATT tgACCAGGACATGCGGACCCTGTCCTTAATATGTGAACTAATGGAGATGAACATCTATGAGTTGATAAGAG GAAGGCAGAATCTCTTAACTGAAAGCAAAGTCAAACACTACATGTACCAGCTTTGTAAAGCTCTGGATCATATGCACAG CAATGGAATTTTCCACAGAGATGTGAAACCAGAGAACATTTTGATCAAA caTGACGTCTTGAAACTGGCAGACTTCGGCTCTTGCAGGAGTGTGTATTCCAAGCCTCCTCACACAGAATACATCTCCACCCGGTGGTACCGAGCTCCAGAATGTCTACTTACAGATGGCTACTACTCACTCAAAATGGACATGTGGAGTGCAGGCTGCGTTTTCTTTGAAATTATGAG TTTGAGTCCCTTGTTTCCAGGGAGTAACGAGGTGGATCAGTTGTCCAAGATCCATGACGTTTTAGGAACACCAGAGAGTGCAGTCCTTCAGAAGTTAAAGCA GTCTCGTGCAATGCATTTTGATTTTCTGCCTCGGAAAGGCTGTGGGCTTTCTCAGCTGATCCCTCAGTGCTCTGCGCCTAGTCTGTCTCTGCTGTACCAGATGTTGGCCTATGATCCAGATGAACGTATCAGCGCCCGTGTAGCACTGCAGCATGTCTGCTTTAGAGAGCTGCG GATGGCAGAAAGGAGAGCAGTGGGTCTGCACAGGGCCATGGGGTCTGTCGAGGAGGGCAGTGCGACTCCCAGCTCTGTGGAGCACCTGTGGCGTATCGCCCGACAGGGTAGGCGACAG CAGCAGCTTAAGTATGTCGGCGACCCTCTCAGCAGACGTATGCCCCATTATCCTGTGGAGCTACCTAAGCTGAATGTGGTAGTGCCTGCCCCGAAAGTCCCCTACCCCATGCCCAGTTTACCAGCTCTGGCCATACCACACAGAGGGTCCCTGCCAGCTATCACCTCCAAAAAGTGCCATTCTCGCTCAACCaag CCCAGGGAAGATCCACACCGTTCAGCATTGAAGAGCTACTACATGCCCCCTctggagaggaaaggaggaggCTACTGA
- the LOC108437009 gene encoding MAPK/MAK/MRK overlapping kinase isoform X4 translates to MHPTDNDKKRWEPGQALSNSLSKKGYKIIKKIGEGTFSEVVKVQNLKDGKYYACKKMKQSINSLEQAHNLREVQAMKRLSPHANILQLHELIFDQDMRTLSLICELMEMNIYELIRGRQNLLTESKVKHYMYQLCKALDHMHSNGIFHRDVKPENILIKHDVLKLADFGSCRSVYSKPPHTEYISTRWYRAPECLLTDGYYSLKMDMWSAGCVFFEIMSLSPLFPGSNEVDQLSKIHDVLGTPESAVLQKLKQSRAMHFDFLPRKGCGLSQLIPQCSAPSLSLLYQMLAYDPDERISARVALQHVCFRELRMAERRAVGLHRAMGSVEEGSATPSSVEHLWRIARQGRRQQLKYVGDPLSRRMPHYPVELPKLNVVVPAPKVPYPMPSLPALAIPHRGSLPAITSKKCHSRSTKPREDPHRSALKSYYMPPLERKGGGY, encoded by the exons ATGCATCCGACGGACAACGACAAGAAACGGTGGGAGCCCGGACAAGCGCTCAGCAACTCTCTCTCTAAGAAAG GTTATAAAATAATCAAGAAGATCGGAGAGGGAACGTTTTCAGAAGTGGTGAAAGTGCAAAATCTCAAGGACGGGAAGTACTATGCCTGTAAAAAGATGAAACAGAGCATTAACAG CCTGGAACAGGCGCACAACCTCCGTGAAGTCCAAGCAATGAAAAGACTGAGTCCACATGCTAACATACTGCAGCTTCATGAACTAATATT tgACCAGGACATGCGGACCCTGTCCTTAATATGTGAACTAATGGAGATGAACATCTATGAGTTGATAAGAG GAAGGCAGAATCTCTTAACTGAAAGCAAAGTCAAACACTACATGTACCAGCTTTGTAAAGCTCTGGATCATATGCACAG CAATGGAATTTTCCACAGAGATGTGAAACCAGAGAACATTTTGATCAAA caTGACGTCTTGAAACTGGCAGACTTCGGCTCTTGCAGGAGTGTGTATTCCAAGCCTCCTCACACAGAATACATCTCCACCCGGTGGTACCGAGCTCCAGAATGTCTACTTACAGATGGCTACTACTCACTCAAAATGGACATGTGGAGTGCAGGCTGCGTTTTCTTTGAAATTATGAG TTTGAGTCCCTTGTTTCCAGGGAGTAACGAGGTGGATCAGTTGTCCAAGATCCATGACGTTTTAGGAACACCAGAGAGTGCAGTCCTTCAGAAGTTAAAGCA GTCTCGTGCAATGCATTTTGATTTTCTGCCTCGGAAAGGCTGTGGGCTTTCTCAGCTGATCCCTCAGTGCTCTGCGCCTAGTCTGTCTCTGCTGTACCAGATGTTGGCCTATGATCCAGATGAACGTATCAGCGCCCGTGTAGCACTGCAGCATGTCTGCTTTAGAGAGCTGCG GATGGCAGAAAGGAGAGCAGTGGGTCTGCACAGGGCCATGGGGTCTGTCGAGGAGGGCAGTGCGACTCCCAGCTCTGTGGAGCACCTGTGGCGTATCGCCCGACAGGGTAGGCGACAG CAGCTTAAGTATGTCGGCGACCCTCTCAGCAGACGTATGCCCCATTATCCTGTGGAGCTACCTAAGCTGAATGTGGTAGTGCCTGCCCCGAAAGTCCCCTACCCCATGCCCAGTTTACCAGCTCTGGCCATACCACACAGAGGGTCCCTGCCAGCTATCACCTCCAAAAAGTGCCATTCTCGCTCAACCaag CCCAGGGAAGATCCACACCGTTCAGCATTGAAGAGCTACTACATGCCCCCTctggagaggaaaggaggaggCTACTGA
- the LOC108437009 gene encoding MAPK/MAK/MRK overlapping kinase isoform X5, with protein MHSYKIIKKIGEGTFSEVVKVQNLKDGKYYACKKMKQSINSLEQAHNLREVQAMKRLSPHANILQLHELIFDQDMRTLSLICELMEMNIYELIRGRQNLLTESKVKHYMYQLCKALDHMHSNGIFHRDVKPENILIKHDVLKLADFGSCRSVYSKPPHTEYISTRWYRAPECLLTDGYYSLKMDMWSAGCVFFEIMSLSPLFPGSNEVDQLSKIHDVLGTPESAVLQKLKQSRAMHFDFLPRKGCGLSQLIPQCSAPSLSLLYQMLAYDPDERISARVALQHVCFRELRVVVCRMAERRAVGLHRAMGSVEEGSATPSSVEHLWRIARQGRRQQQLKYVGDPLSRRMPHYPVELPKLNVVVPAPKVPYPMPSLPALAIPHRGSLPAITSKKCHSRSTKPREDPHRSALKSYYMPPLERKGGGY; from the exons ATGCATA GTTATAAAATAATCAAGAAGATCGGAGAGGGAACGTTTTCAGAAGTGGTGAAAGTGCAAAATCTCAAGGACGGGAAGTACTATGCCTGTAAAAAGATGAAACAGAGCATTAACAG CCTGGAACAGGCGCACAACCTCCGTGAAGTCCAAGCAATGAAAAGACTGAGTCCACATGCTAACATACTGCAGCTTCATGAACTAATATT tgACCAGGACATGCGGACCCTGTCCTTAATATGTGAACTAATGGAGATGAACATCTATGAGTTGATAAGAG GAAGGCAGAATCTCTTAACTGAAAGCAAAGTCAAACACTACATGTACCAGCTTTGTAAAGCTCTGGATCATATGCACAG CAATGGAATTTTCCACAGAGATGTGAAACCAGAGAACATTTTGATCAAA caTGACGTCTTGAAACTGGCAGACTTCGGCTCTTGCAGGAGTGTGTATTCCAAGCCTCCTCACACAGAATACATCTCCACCCGGTGGTACCGAGCTCCAGAATGTCTACTTACAGATGGCTACTACTCACTCAAAATGGACATGTGGAGTGCAGGCTGCGTTTTCTTTGAAATTATGAG TTTGAGTCCCTTGTTTCCAGGGAGTAACGAGGTGGATCAGTTGTCCAAGATCCATGACGTTTTAGGAACACCAGAGAGTGCAGTCCTTCAGAAGTTAAAGCA GTCTCGTGCAATGCATTTTGATTTTCTGCCTCGGAAAGGCTGTGGGCTTTCTCAGCTGATCCCTCAGTGCTCTGCGCCTAGTCTGTCTCTGCTGTACCAGATGTTGGCCTATGATCCAGATGAACGTATCAGCGCCCGTGTAGCACTGCAGCATGTCTGCTTTAGAGAGCTGCG AGTTGTTGTCTGTAGGATGGCAGAAAGGAGAGCAGTGGGTCTGCACAGGGCCATGGGGTCTGTCGAGGAGGGCAGTGCGACTCCCAGCTCTGTGGAGCACCTGTGGCGTATCGCCCGACAGGGTAGGCGACAG CAGCAGCTTAAGTATGTCGGCGACCCTCTCAGCAGACGTATGCCCCATTATCCTGTGGAGCTACCTAAGCTGAATGTGGTAGTGCCTGCCCCGAAAGTCCCCTACCCCATGCCCAGTTTACCAGCTCTGGCCATACCACACAGAGGGTCCCTGCCAGCTATCACCTCCAAAAAGTGCCATTCTCGCTCAACCaag CCCAGGGAAGATCCACACCGTTCAGCATTGAAGAGCTACTACATGCCCCCTctggagaggaaaggaggaggCTACTGA
- the LOC108437009 gene encoding MAPK/MAK/MRK overlapping kinase isoform X6 — translation MKQSINSLEQAHNLREVQAMKRLSPHANILQLHELIFDQDMRTLSLICELMEMNIYELIRGRQNLLTESKVKHYMYQLCKALDHMHSNGIFHRDVKPENILIKHDVLKLADFGSCRSVYSKPPHTEYISTRWYRAPECLLTDGYYSLKMDMWSAGCVFFEIMSLSPLFPGSNEVDQLSKIHDVLGTPESAVLQKLKQSRAMHFDFLPRKGCGLSQLIPQCSAPSLSLLYQMLAYDPDERISARVALQHVCFRELRVVVCRMAERRAVGLHRAMGSVEEGSATPSSVEHLWRIARQGRRQQQLKYVGDPLSRRMPHYPVELPKLNVVVPAPKVPYPMPSLPALAIPHRGSLPAITSKKCHSRSTKPREDPHRSALKSYYMPPLERKGGGY, via the exons ATGAAACAGAGCATTAACAG CCTGGAACAGGCGCACAACCTCCGTGAAGTCCAAGCAATGAAAAGACTGAGTCCACATGCTAACATACTGCAGCTTCATGAACTAATATT tgACCAGGACATGCGGACCCTGTCCTTAATATGTGAACTAATGGAGATGAACATCTATGAGTTGATAAGAG GAAGGCAGAATCTCTTAACTGAAAGCAAAGTCAAACACTACATGTACCAGCTTTGTAAAGCTCTGGATCATATGCACAG CAATGGAATTTTCCACAGAGATGTGAAACCAGAGAACATTTTGATCAAA caTGACGTCTTGAAACTGGCAGACTTCGGCTCTTGCAGGAGTGTGTATTCCAAGCCTCCTCACACAGAATACATCTCCACCCGGTGGTACCGAGCTCCAGAATGTCTACTTACAGATGGCTACTACTCACTCAAAATGGACATGTGGAGTGCAGGCTGCGTTTTCTTTGAAATTATGAG TTTGAGTCCCTTGTTTCCAGGGAGTAACGAGGTGGATCAGTTGTCCAAGATCCATGACGTTTTAGGAACACCAGAGAGTGCAGTCCTTCAGAAGTTAAAGCA GTCTCGTGCAATGCATTTTGATTTTCTGCCTCGGAAAGGCTGTGGGCTTTCTCAGCTGATCCCTCAGTGCTCTGCGCCTAGTCTGTCTCTGCTGTACCAGATGTTGGCCTATGATCCAGATGAACGTATCAGCGCCCGTGTAGCACTGCAGCATGTCTGCTTTAGAGAGCTGCG AGTTGTTGTCTGTAGGATGGCAGAAAGGAGAGCAGTGGGTCTGCACAGGGCCATGGGGTCTGTCGAGGAGGGCAGTGCGACTCCCAGCTCTGTGGAGCACCTGTGGCGTATCGCCCGACAGGGTAGGCGACAG CAGCAGCTTAAGTATGTCGGCGACCCTCTCAGCAGACGTATGCCCCATTATCCTGTGGAGCTACCTAAGCTGAATGTGGTAGTGCCTGCCCCGAAAGTCCCCTACCCCATGCCCAGTTTACCAGCTCTGGCCATACCACACAGAGGGTCCCTGCCAGCTATCACCTCCAAAAAGTGCCATTCTCGCTCAACCaag CCCAGGGAAGATCCACACCGTTCAGCATTGAAGAGCTACTACATGCCCCCTctggagaggaaaggaggaggCTACTGA